The Plasmodium knowlesi strain H genome assembly, chromosome: 14 genome has a segment encoding these proteins:
- a CDS encoding palmitoyltransferase DHHC4, putative, with amino-acid sequence MNIFKRNKILERANFDKINNVQIYGENKIHCKGGFVSGPAFVTVISSFLMILIPVAIFHAFTSTWFFEKDIYYVSFLNLFFFTLTIYTFFKTSFMDPGIIPRQKSVLNIYDVIIQQYRETQPPRQKEVLINGNFYKLKYCYTCNIYRGIRTVHCSICDNCVEKFDHHCPWVGNCIGTRNYKYFVYFVFNLYILICITLGASIYKLTICINSLSDQGYNTEKIFIHIWRMATDSIILIIYTILTLWFVIGLLCYHIYTIVTNQTTYEQIKTFYQNDNPFNIGVLNNIKEILFTKTRPSYINFVNPKLQVVDEKCSHHVVELKDVAINVEEEQNDSDSLSSGNKDEKKKKKKNSFESKVVDKKWAKKGRDYHSINIHDSKCRNKTYNVKKKIKKEKSLEEYDITKLSSISYKAIEKNASHFKVDKNKNTKVNKMNKANKVKLSNVKKKDSYSEELSNDFEQLSQYTQKRIINLDNTVGSLFIRNDLSSTGSSNNDICSDICNESRASYVGDEMNADELYEYQDDDIIRLNRKKVNNNNNYIIVIKNWKRGSECYRSGISKGGLIRSGLSIDYPGRNSTENNDAEKSGTGKNGLGKKDTHDGYSLAQRGHSKQIRRKPINYETKINCFSNLAHVKKKIEYPIRHKKKFPFIHKFKNKMETYYIVRYANIDKKDFSTYCQQTSAGLQMNNAKRMSKMKMIKKIKYLRKLFSRKRKHDNSGHNKRGKIKMFSISKSASRKDELRNLSDGVGDGRNPKKGDDDLSANAQANENIVIKKRKKRMMALQKDVIISIYNYKPKDKREKPKQWVASPAMLGNDEPHEEEPVRQVEQTGEDKHSIGKEDQDLFMQNHREMHGDALTKHAEEKQKKLDLDLPAYYLSGIDNAELGNFSKICEMRYTKMYKWKYKKMHKRILRRERIKLLSRPHKNIHLYYNNKNYCIDESTDLHQNNELLSEYMDANLYFAKIKKSNKFDNLKLLNYLIHKHKQDKNRSDNKKKSKASKFFYFFTSFALIINCIHIPSSNDND; translated from the exons atgaatatatttaaaagaaataaaattttggagagagccaattttgacaaaataaataatgtacaaatatatggagaaaataaaatacactGCAAGGGGGGTTTCGTATCAGG ACCTGCCTTTGTAACggttatttcttcctttcttatgATATTAATCCCGGTTGCCATTTTCCACGCCTTTACCTCAACA TGGTTCTTCGAAAAAGATATTTACTATGTCTCATTTCTCaacctcttctttttcacacTAACCAtttacaccttttttaaaacgaGTTTTATGGACCCTGGTATAATACCAAGACAG AAATCTGTACTAAATATTTACGATGTGATAATCCAACAGTACCGTGAAACGCAACCACCACGACAAAAGGAAGTTTTGATAAATGGAAATTTCTACAAACTCAAGTATTGCTACACATGTAACATATATAGAGGCATAAGAACTGTGCACTGTTCCATTTGTGACAACTGTGTGGAGAAGTTCGATCACCATTGTCCATG GGTGGGCAATTGCATCGGGACGAGGAACTACAAATACTTCGTGTACTTTGTTTTTAATCTTTACATCCTGATATGCATAACTCTGGGTGCAAGTATTTACAAACTGACCATATGTATTAACAGCCTATCAGACCAGGGTTACAACACagagaaaatatttattcacATATGGCGCATGGCCACAGATAGCATAATTCTTATTATATACACTATCTTAACCTTGTGGTTTGTCATAGGATTATTATGCTATCACATCTACACAATTGTAACCAATCAAACAACATACGAGCAAATAAAAACCTTTTATCAAAACGATAATCCATTTAATATTGGTGTCCTTAACAATATAAAAGAGATACTTTTTACCAAAACAAGGCCATCCTACATCAATTTTGTCAACCCCAAATTACAAGTTGTGGATGAGAAGTGCTCGCACCATGTAGTGGAACTGAAGGATGTAGCTATCAACGTagaagaggaacaaaatgaTAGTGATTCACTGAGTAGTGGAaataaagatgaaaaaaaaaaaaaaaaaaaaaactcctttgAATCAAAGGTAGTAGATAAAAAATGGgccaaaaagggaagagattATCATTCGATCAATATTCACGATAGCAAATGCAGAAACAAAACGTACaatgtaaagaaaaagataaagaaagaaaaaagtttagAAGAATATGATATCACCAAACTGAGTAGCATTTCCTATAAAgcgattgaaaaaaatgcgagCCATTTTAAGGtcgataaaaataaaaatacaaaagttaacaaaatgaataaagcgAATAAAGTGAAATTGTCTAATGTTAAGAAGAAGGATAGCTACTCCGAAGAATTAAGTAACGATTTTGAACAACTCAGCcaatacacacaaaaaaggatCATAAATTTGGATAACACTGTAGGTTCATTATTCATTAGGAACGACTTGTCATCAACTGGAAGCTCTAATAATGACATATGTAGTGACATATGTAACGAGAGTAGGGCTAGCTATGTAGGAGATGAAATGAATGCAGACGAACTATATGAATACCAGGATGATGATATAATTCGCCTGAACAGGAAGAAAGTGAACAATAATAACAACTACATCATTGTTATTAAGAACTGGAAGAGAGGTAGCGAATGTTACAGGAGCGGTATAAGCAAAGGGGGCCTAATCAGAAGCGGCCTGAGTATCGACTACCCCGGTAGAAACAGTACAGAGAATAATGACGCAGAGAAAAGTGGCACAGGAAAAAACGGCCTAGGCAAAAAGGATACACACGATGGTTATTCCCTTGCCCAACGTGGCCATTCAAAACAAATCAGACGGAAACCAATTAACtatgaaacaaaaattaacTGCTTCAGCAACTTGGCgcacgtgaaaaaaaaaatcgagtACCCAATtcggcataaaaaaaaatttccatttaTCCATAagtttaaaaacaaaatggaaacctACTACATAGTCAGATATGCCAACATAGATAAGAAAGATTTTTCGACCTACTGTCAGCAGACCAGTGCGGGTCTACAAATGAATAACGCCAAGCGGATGAGCAAGATGAAGATgataaaaaagataaagtACTTGCGGAAGTTATTTTCTAGAAAACGCAAACACGACAACAGTGGTCATAACAAACGgggcaaaattaaaatgttcaGCATCTCCAAGAGTGCCAGTCGGAAGGACGAATTACGCAATTTGAGCGATGGCGTCGGAGATGGGAGGAATCCCAAAAAAGGAGACGATGATTTATCCGCAAATGCGCAAGCCAACGAGAACATAGTAatcaaaaagaggaagaagaggatgatGGCCCTGCAGAAGGATGTCATCATCagcatatataattataaGCCCAAGGATAAGAGGGAGAAGcccaaacagtgggttgcaAGTCCTGCAATGTTGGGAAATGACGAACCGCATGAAGAGGAACCAGTTCGTCAAGTGGAACAAACGGGCGAAGATAAACACAGCATCGGGAAGGAGGATCAAGATTTGTTCATGCAAAACCACCGCGAAATGCACGGGGATGCCTTGACCAAACACGCAGaagagaaacaaaagaagTTGGACCTGGATCTTCCGGCATATTATCTGTCTGGAATAGATAACGCTGAGCTGGGTAATTTCAGCAAGATATGCGAAATGAGGTACaccaaaatgtacaaatggaagtacaaaaaaatgcacaagagGATACTGCgaagggaaagaataaaacttCTATCCAGGCCACATAAAAACATTCACTTGTATTAtaacaacaaaaattattGCATCGACGAGTCTACAGATTTGCATCAAAACAATGAACTTTTAAGTGAATACATGGACGCAAATCTTTACTttgcgaaaataaaaaaaagcaataaatttgacaatttaaaattattgaaTTATTTAATTCATAAGCATAAACAAGATAAGAACCGCTCGGAtaacaagaagaaaagcaAGGCGTCcaaatttttctatttttttacatccttTGCTCTAATAATTAATTGTATACACATACCGTCTAGTAATGATAATGACTGA
- a CDS encoding calmodulin, putative, with amino-acid sequence MEYEGETFHLTEYQIKKTVKAFNYLDKKKRGLLKFNLLGSLLRCSGYNVSLKEIDKIKEKIIENKTLEKNAQVNEKRETEITTNENDGNNNSSNRKQAKKTKEDNDGDDHDDDNNISKMLSDLKNYDNFIELEKQKEEKKKKEEENKNLFSIKEFFRIIQLPNITNETKPSNVLNSFEIFDEKGNGRISIKKLRFILQYLGEPLSNADFDEFFDWIKTKDKVYKKDYIIYEDLINEMVNKDTSV; translated from the exons ATGGAATATGAGGGCGAAACGTTCCATTTGACGGAATaccaaattaaaaaaacagtAAAGGCTTTCAACTatttggataaaaaaaaaagaggactGCTCAAATTTAA TCTGTTAGGAAGCCTCCTGCGCTGCAGCGGATACAACGTGTCTCTAAAAGAAATTGATAagataaaagagaaaattataGAAAACAAAACTctcgaaaaaaatgcacaagtgAATGAAAAGAGGGAAACTGAAATTACTACAAACGAAAATGACGGCAATAATAACTCGTCGAACCGTAAGCAAGCTAAAAAAACTAAGGAAGACAACGACGGTGATGACCATGATGATGACAATAATATATCAAAAATGCTAAGTGATTTAAAGAATTATGATAACTTCATCGAgttggaaaaacaaaaagaagaaaaaaaaaaaaaagaagaagaaaataaaaacttatTTAGTATAAAGGAGTTTTTTAGGATCATTCAATTGCCAAATATAACCAACGAAACTAAGCCATCAAATGTTTTAAACTCCTTTGAAATTTTCGATGAAAAGGGGAATGGAAGAATATCCATCAAAAAGCTGAGATTCATTCTTCAGTACTTAGGGGAACCCTTAAGCAATGCAGATTTTGACGAATTCTTTGACTGGATCAAGACG AAGGATAAAGTGTATAAGAAGGACTACATAATTTACGAGGATCTGATCAACGAGATGGTAAATAAAGACACAAGCGTTTAG
- a CDS encoding transcription elongation factor s-II, putative, which produces MNMTENITKITTIQERLKDKESKFLCANEEEEEADGGADAETEEQEKTIDESTVKEIIDDLILLNDVEINKDILKQTKIGVTVNKFTKIKNDEIQSIAKDLVDKWKNIAIKEKHSSSSGSKSAESLKKRKSELVERSDSHTCSEDYELKKIKVKNSNEYKSEQATIQSSNANHNEPNNKTHDILLHTKHDNSDNIQIKESIKNSYQFSELKHMNTDLKALSEWNYNGKFHNDVLRDKAKQFLFKAFITGSDDNLLYLIDRKKLNDIIYNIENELHKIFIEKKQSQKEYNMQLKSIKFNLCDKKNPSFNEKIYAEYISPKIIATMNSQEMASDEKKKERNKCLQESLQACQSDWDVKNILLKKNRKGEFQCFKCKGYETVYHQLQTRSSDEPMTTFVTCLKCNNRWKF; this is translated from the coding sequence atgaatatgacggaaaatattacaaaaatcACTACCATTCAAGAAAGGTTAAAAGATAAGGAAAGCAAATTCTTATGTGCTaacgaggaggaagaagaagcagacGGAGGAGCAGACGCAGAAACAGAGGAGCAAGAAAAAACCATCGATGAAAGCACagtaaaagaaattatagaCGACCTAATTTTGTTAAATGatgtagaaataaataaagacaTTTTGAAGCAAACGAAAATAGGAGTAACCGTCAATAAATTtaccaaaataaaaaacgatGAAATACAAAGTATTGCAAAGGATCTTGTCGAtaagtggaaaaatattgctataaaggaaaaacactcCTCCTCATCCGGTAGTAAAAGTGCAGAAAgtttgaagaaaagaaaatctgAACTAGTCGAAAGGAGTGACAGTCACACATGTTCAGAGGACtacgaattaaaaaaaataaaagttaaaaattcCAATGAGTATAAATCAGAACAAGCAACAATCCAAAGTAGTAACGCTAATCATAATGAACCCAATAATAAGACGCACGACATCCTCCTTCATACAAAACATGACAACAGTGATAACATACAAATAAAGGAAAGCATTAAAAATAGCTACCAATTTAGCGAACTTAAACATATGAACACAGATTTAAAGGCACTCAGTGAGTGGAATTACAACGGAAAATTTCACAATGATGTACTTCGAGATAAAGCGaagcaatttttatttaaagcTTTCATTACCGGTTCAGATGACAATTTGCTGTACCTTATTGATAGAAAAAAGCTGAACGatattatatacaatatagaaaatgaattacacaaaatttttatcgaAAAAAAGCAATCACAGAAGGAATATAATATGCAATTAAAATCaataaaatttaatttatgtgataaaaaaaacccaagttttaacgaaaaaatttatgCAGAATATATTTCACCAAAAATTATAGCCACCATGAATTCTCAAGAAATGGCtagtgatgaaaaaaaaaaggaacggaataaatGCTTGCAAGAAAGTTTACAGGCTTGTCAATCCGACTGGgatgttaaaaatattcttttaaaaaaaaataggaaaggcGAATTTCAGTGCTTTAAATGTAAAGGCTATGAAACTGTCTACCATCAGCTGCAAACTAGGAGCAGCGACGAACCCATGACGACCTTTGTCACGTGCTTGAAATGTAATAACCGTTGGAAATTTTGA